From one Bradyrhizobium sp. Ash2021 genomic stretch:
- a CDS encoding DUF599 domain-containing protein: MRSYWADIAAVAFFALEWTVYAITLEHTAYGRDSLSARMHIYREVWVRNLLNREARMVDMQIMASLQNGTAFFASTSLIAIGGALALLRSTNDALAVLGALPIDLSPSPALWEIKCVGLILIFIYTFFKFAWAYRLFNYVAILFGAMPPAGQRDTPEAEAHVQRTTRLFEAAGRHFNRGQRAFFFALGYLGWFVSPWVLFATTAAVVIVTWRRQFASNAWQAMGS, translated from the coding sequence ATGCGTTCATATTGGGCCGATATCGCAGCGGTCGCCTTCTTCGCCCTCGAATGGACGGTGTATGCCATCACGCTGGAGCATACCGCATACGGACGCGACAGCCTGTCCGCCCGCATGCACATTTACCGCGAGGTCTGGGTCCGGAATTTGCTCAATCGCGAGGCCCGCATGGTCGACATGCAGATCATGGCCTCCTTGCAAAACGGTACGGCGTTTTTTGCCTCCACCAGCCTGATTGCGATCGGCGGCGCGCTGGCGCTGCTGCGCTCGACCAATGATGCGCTGGCGGTGCTTGGTGCGTTGCCGATCGATCTCAGCCCCTCGCCGGCACTCTGGGAAATCAAATGCGTCGGGCTGATCCTGATCTTCATCTATACGTTCTTCAAATTCGCCTGGGCGTACCGGCTGTTCAACTACGTTGCGATCCTGTTCGGCGCCATGCCGCCGGCCGGCCAGCGCGACACGCCGGAAGCCGAAGCCCACGTCCAGCGCACCACGCGATTGTTCGAAGCCGCCGGCCGGCACTTCAACCGCGGCCAGCGCGCGTTCTTTTTCGCGCTCGGCTATCTCGGCTGGTTCGTCAGTCCGTGGGTGCTGTTCGCAACGACGGCCGCGGTCGTCATCGTGACCTGGCGCCGGCAATTCGCATCGAACGCCTGGCAGGCGATGGGAAGCTGA